Part of the Desulfobacterales bacterium genome, GCTGCTGACTGTCGCCATTGAGCAGCGCTACGGCGGGCACGCCACCCAGGTGGGGCATGTCGCCTCACAATGCCATGTGGGGGCCTATGCCGGCAAGTATGTCATTGTGGTGGATGACGACATCGATCCATCCGATCTTGAGGCGGTGATGTGGGCCGTGGTTTCGCGGTCGGATCCGGCCACCTCCATTGATATCATTCATAATGCCTGGTCAACCCACCTGGACCCGAGAATTTCTCCGGAAGATAAGCATAAAGGGCAGCTGACCAACTCCCGGGCCATTATAGACGCAACCCGCCCATTTTCATGGAAAGATCAGTTTCCGCTGGTAAATATGCCCAGTCCTGAAACAGCCCGGAAGACGCGGGAAAAGTTTGGTTACCTGCTCGATGGATTCTGTAAAACGCCTTAATGCAGGCGTTCCGGCGGCAAGGCCGAAACGGAAGGCGGCGGTCAATTAAATGAAATCTTCGTCTATAAATTGAAACCGAAGAGAAAAGACTATAACAAGGAGACCCGAAGATGGCATATAAGGATTTGAGAGATTGGTTGAAAAAAGTTGAAAAAATGGACCAGTTGAAAAAGGTTGACGGCGCCAGTTGGGACCTGGAAATGGGCGCCATTACCGAGCTGATTTACCAGGAAGGCAAGGGAACCCCGCCGGCCGTATTATTCGACAAGGTTCCGGGGTACTCCAAAGGCTTTCGGGCGCTTTTCGGCATCACCTGTTCGGTGGAAAGAATGGCGCTGACGCTGAACCTGCCGTCGGCAAAAACCGGTGTCGACCTGGTTCAATCGTATCGCAACAAACTGAAGGATTTTAAACCCATCGCCCCCCGCATGGTGAAAGACGGCCCTATTTTTGAAAATATCGACCGGGGCGATGACGTCAATGTCCTCAAGTTTCCGGTACCGCTCCATCATGAACTGGACGGCGGCCGCTATATCGGCACGGGCTGCATGACCATGACCAAGGACCCGGATGAAGGCTGGGTCAATTTCGGCGCTTACCGGGTCATGGTGCATGATGAAAAGACGATCGGGTTTTACATTTCACCGGGCAAACACGGGAATCTCCAGCGCCAGAAATATTTTGATAAGAAAAAACCCTGCCCGGCGGTTGTGTGTGTCGGACAGGATCCGCTGTTATTCCTGGCTTCGGGAAACGAAGTTCCTTACGGCCTGTCTGAATACGATTATGCCGGCGGCTTTAAAGGGGAACCCATCGATTTGGTAAAAGCCGAATATACCGGATTTCCCATACCGGCGCATGCTGAAATCGTTCTGGAGGGTGAGGCGGTCCCCGGTGATGAAAAATTGGAAGGCCCCTTTGGTGAGTGGTCCGGATATTATGCCAGTGATGCCAGGATGGAACCGGTGATCCGGGTGAAGAACGTCTATTACCGCAACAACCCGATTCATACCTGCGCCCGCCCCGGAAGGCCGCCGTCGGATTATTCCTTCAGCAAATGCGTCGTCAAGTCGGCCATGATCTGGGATGAACTGGAAAAAGCCGGTGTTCCCAACGTAAAGGGCGTCTGGTGTCATGAGGCCGGCGGGGGCAGAATGTTTAATATCGTCTCCATTAAAAATTCCTATCCGGGGCACTCCCGTCAGGCCGGGCTGATTACCTCCCAGTGCCACGCCGGCGCCTATCTGGGAAGATATGTCGTTGTGGTGGATGACGATATCGACCCGTCCAATACCTTTGATGTTCTCTGGGCGATTGCATCCCGTTCCGAGCCGACGGAGTCCATTGAGATTATTCGCAGCTGCTGGAGCGGGCCGCTGGATCCCCGTATTCCCGAGGACCTGAAAGGGTTGAATTCAAGAGCGATTATCGATGCATGCCGTCCCTACCAGTGGCGCAAAAAATTTCCGGCAGTGGCGGAATCAAGCCCGGAACTCAAGGCCAAGACGTTAAAGAAATGGGGACCAACGATTTTCGGCGGAAAATAGCCCGATCCGTTCAAATGTTAATGGTGGGATGACGGGGTGCGGAAGAAAGGCCGAATGAGCGCTTGGGACGATTGTTTTCTGCAGGTCTATTGTCCCATCATTTTTTATTTTAACCCCAAAAAACGGATTGCCGGCTGCAGCCGGAGTACCCGGTCTGTGTCTGGAGTTTGTTAAATTTCATTTAAGAAAGGAGTGACAGAATGGCCGAACAGGACAGCAAGCAAGAGTTTAGTGAAGACTGGGCTCCCGGGCAAAATGTATATAAAAAACAGCGTCTGTATGTACGGGCAATCAGCGGATTTACATACAGCCTGGCGGAACAGCTCAAAAAACTGCGCAGTGTTCCCAGAGTCACCAAAGCAAAAGATCTGAAATTTGCGAAAGGACCGCAATATTTCAACTGTACCATATTGAGTCCTATCCATGAAATTGCCCAGTCGATTTTTGTCCATATGGTTGTCTTAACGCCCGGAGGAATTTCTCAGAAACACGGACATGTAAATGAAGCCATTTTTTATATCCTGGATGGCGAGGGCTCTGATGTTCACGACGGGAAACGGGCGGATTGGAAGGCCGGCGACATTGCCATTGTTCCCAATTCCACCGTGCATCAGCATTTCAATAGAAGCAAAGACAAACTGGCGCGCATGCTGGTCCTTAAAACCAAGCCATTTTATCATTTCATGAATATGCTTTTTCAGGAAGTCGTCGAACCGCAACCCAAGACACCGGTGCCCGGCTGCGAAGATTTCAAACCCAGTATCACCTAACCGATGATCATGTCACACCAGGGGAGGTTTCAGATGAGTTACGGCGAAAAAGAATACGCGACCATTCGAAAAGAGGTGGCGAATTATTATACGGAACGACTGGAGGAAGTAAAAAGGGAGAAGACTAAAGAAAAGAAAACCATCATCACCACGGACGAGATGCCCTGGGAACTCTGCCCCCAGGGGCATATCAAGCATCTGGTGAATGAAAAGATGGAAACCGCTTCCAATACGCTGGATATCTGTATGCAGCTGATTCCGGCTGGCAGCCGCTCGGGTAAACATTGTCACATGGCGGAAGAATACATGTTTATCCTTGAAGGCAGCGGCTATTCGCTGCACTGGGATGTCGATTTTGAACTGGGCGACGCCTACTACTGGAAAGCCCAGGAAACCCCGTCGAAATGGGAATGGGAACGGGGCGATTCGATATACATCCCCCCCAATACGGTCCATCAACACTTTAATTCAGATCCCAAAAACCCGGTGCGATTTATTTCAGCTGAAAGCCGCATGTTCAAGTACATGGGCCTGGATACGCTGGAGCAATTTGAAGACGCGCCGGAATTTAGCCGGAAAAAATAACAGTCAAGTCCTTCGATTCATAAATACGATACCGTATTTATTTGCTCAGGACTAAGTGCTGCCTTCGGCGATGAGCTACATACGGCTTGATCTCATGTCGAAGGCAGGCCGAGTGGCGTGAGCGTACCTGATAATACATCGTTGAAATTGCGAATCGAAGCACTAAGGAGTTTTATGAGCCGGAAAATTAAATACCAGGATTTGAGAGAATTTTTGTCCATCACTGATTCCCTGGGAGAGCTCAAAACCATCAGTCATCTCCACTGGGACAAGGAGATGGGCGCTCTTACGGAGATGGTCTATCGTGAAAAACCGGTGGATTCTCCGGCCCTGCTCTTTAACAAGGTGCCCGGATATCCGGATGAGTACAAATGCCTTTACGGCATGCTGGCATCGCCGCGCCGATTCGGGCTGGCAATGGGGCTTGACGTGAGCGGTGAAATTTCGCGGATGGATTTGCTGCAGGCCTATCGCGCCAGGATGAAGGAGATGTCTCCGATTCCGCCCCGGGTCGTCGGGACGGGTGCCGTCATGGAAAATGAACTGGAGGGGGATGCCATCGACCTGCTGAAGTTCCCCGTGCCGATTCATCATGAACTGGACGGCGGACGCTACATCGGCACTGCCTGCGGCGTCATCACCCGGGACCCGGATGAAGGCTGGGTGAACGTGGGAACGTACCGGGTTCAGGTGATCGACAAAGACCGGGCGACCGTTTATATTTCCCAGGGCAAGCAGGGCCGGATTCAACGGGACAAATATCTGAAAAGCGGCAAGCCCTGCCCGGTGATCGTGGTGGTGGGCATCGACCCCCTGCTGTATGTGGCCGCACGCTACCAGGTCCCGCTGAAACTGTCCGAGTTCGATTTTGCCGGCGGCATCAGCGGCGAACCCATTGACGTTATCGAGGGCAAATACACCGGCCTGCCGTTTCCTGCAAATGCTGAAATCATCATTGAAGGAGAGATCTCACCGGACGAAAAAGTTCCGGAAGGCCCCTTCGGGGAGTGGAATGGATATTACGCCGGATCCAAAAAAACGGAGCATGTCATGAAGGTGAAACGGATCCTGCACCGCAACGATCCCATCTTGACCTGCGCGGCATCCCAGCGGCCGCCCCATTCGCACCTGTTTGAACGCTGCTTTATCCGCTCCGCCGGCTTATGGGAAAAGCTGGAAAAAGCCGACTGCCCCAGCATTAAAGGCGTCTGGGTGCACGAAGCCGGATCGGGCCGGACCTTTAACGTCGTATCGATCAAACAGGAGTACTACGGCCATTCGCGCCAGGCCGCCCTGCTGGCTTCCCAGCTGCCGCCGGCCGGATATGTCAACCGCTTCACCGTGGTGGTGGATGAAGACATCGATCCTTCCTATCTTTATGATGTGATCTGGGCCATGGGCACCCGCTGCAACCCGGAAGTGGACATCGACATTCTGCGCAAAAACTGGAGCAGCCGGCTGGACCCCTTGACCTTCACCGACGCGCTCTATAATTCCAGAGCCATCATCGACGCCTGCATCCCTCTGGAGCATCGCGAGGATTTTCCCAAAATTGCGCAGACGTCGCCGGAATACAAAAAATTCATGTTGGAGAAGCACGGGAACCTGATCAAGGAAATCATAGGTAAATGAGGGGTCGGCGTTTTATGGCGAAGTCTAAGGGGCGAGCCGGTGTCCCCTCACCGTTTGTCGACAGTCCGCCCGGGGATAGCCCCCCGTGGGAGCCGTAATTGAAAGTTTCTGAGCCCTGTACACGCCCCCTAACCTTTGCGCTAAACCGCAACAGGCTGAGACGATCATCGTCGTCGTGGGAACTAATCTTTTGGGACTGGTTTAAAGGGACTCGAGCGGGATCGCTGCCGTGCGCTTAAGCTTCGATAAGATGGTTACGACTCCCACGGGGGGCTATCCCCGGGCGGACAAGACACGCTATGAAAAACTCCCCGACCCCTGAGGCAAATAAAATAGGCAGATGATATGACGCTATTTTTAAACAACGATGACGTCAAGCGTGTCCTGACAATGGATCTGACC contains:
- a CDS encoding cupin domain-containing protein produces the protein MSYGEKEYATIRKEVANYYTERLEEVKREKTKEKKTIITTDEMPWELCPQGHIKHLVNEKMETASNTLDICMQLIPAGSRSGKHCHMAEEYMFILEGSGYSLHWDVDFELGDAYYWKAQETPSKWEWERGDSIYIPPNTVHQHFNSDPKNPVRFISAESRMFKYMGLDTLEQFEDAPEFSRKK
- a CDS encoding UbiD family decarboxylase encodes the protein MAYKDLRDWLKKVEKMDQLKKVDGASWDLEMGAITELIYQEGKGTPPAVLFDKVPGYSKGFRALFGITCSVERMALTLNLPSAKTGVDLVQSYRNKLKDFKPIAPRMVKDGPIFENIDRGDDVNVLKFPVPLHHELDGGRYIGTGCMTMTKDPDEGWVNFGAYRVMVHDEKTIGFYISPGKHGNLQRQKYFDKKKPCPAVVCVGQDPLLFLASGNEVPYGLSEYDYAGGFKGEPIDLVKAEYTGFPIPAHAEIVLEGEAVPGDEKLEGPFGEWSGYYASDARMEPVIRVKNVYYRNNPIHTCARPGRPPSDYSFSKCVVKSAMIWDELEKAGVPNVKGVWCHEAGGGRMFNIVSIKNSYPGHSRQAGLITSQCHAGAYLGRYVVVVDDDIDPSNTFDVLWAIASRSEPTESIEIIRSCWSGPLDPRIPEDLKGLNSRAIIDACRPYQWRKKFPAVAESSPELKAKTLKKWGPTIFGGK
- a CDS encoding UbiD family decarboxylase, producing the protein MSRKIKYQDLREFLSITDSLGELKTISHLHWDKEMGALTEMVYREKPVDSPALLFNKVPGYPDEYKCLYGMLASPRRFGLAMGLDVSGEISRMDLLQAYRARMKEMSPIPPRVVGTGAVMENELEGDAIDLLKFPVPIHHELDGGRYIGTACGVITRDPDEGWVNVGTYRVQVIDKDRATVYISQGKQGRIQRDKYLKSGKPCPVIVVVGIDPLLYVAARYQVPLKLSEFDFAGGISGEPIDVIEGKYTGLPFPANAEIIIEGEISPDEKVPEGPFGEWNGYYAGSKKTEHVMKVKRILHRNDPILTCAASQRPPHSHLFERCFIRSAGLWEKLEKADCPSIKGVWVHEAGSGRTFNVVSIKQEYYGHSRQAALLASQLPPAGYVNRFTVVVDEDIDPSYLYDVIWAMGTRCNPEVDIDILRKNWSSRLDPLTFTDALYNSRAIIDACIPLEHREDFPKIAQTSPEYKKFMLEKHGNLIKEIIGK
- a CDS encoding cupin domain-containing protein, with amino-acid sequence MAEQDSKQEFSEDWAPGQNVYKKQRLYVRAISGFTYSLAEQLKKLRSVPRVTKAKDLKFAKGPQYFNCTILSPIHEIAQSIFVHMVVLTPGGISQKHGHVNEAIFYILDGEGSDVHDGKRADWKAGDIAIVPNSTVHQHFNRSKDKLARMLVLKTKPFYHFMNMLFQEVVEPQPKTPVPGCEDFKPSIT